The following proteins come from a genomic window of Malus domestica chromosome 02, GDT2T_hap1:
- the LOC103449932 gene encoding histone acetyltransferase type B catalytic subunit, whose amino-acid sequence MVQKQGASADPTATEPKKRRRVGFSSVDSGVEAKDCIKIYLVSSKEEVGSTDSFCIEAVDLNSSFDDDGKIYGYKGLKIAIWVSSISFHAYADIAFESTTDGGKGITDLKSDLQKIFAETLIESEEEFLQTFSTQRNLIRSMVSTGEVLQHKTSIGQISDSYGGLGATTSDLQVVRLVVGKTAAGHLYSHLIPLVLLLVDGSSPIDVVDPRWELYVLIQNKTDEKGDIYNVLLGFTAVYRFYHYPDSSRLRLSQILVLPPYQHKGYGRYLLEVLNDVAVSENVYDLTVEEPLDYFQHVRTCVDVLRLNKFHPMKDAVNSAVLQLKQGKLSKKTHTPRLMPATSVIEDARKSLKINKKQFLQCWDVFLYLWLDPVDKYMADFVGIISNRMKEDLIGKDSGAGGKRVVEVPSEYEPEMSFVMFRSQAGEAASTVQIDENQPNQEEQLQQLVDERVKEIKSIAEKVSSQISVTAAAS is encoded by the exons ATGGTCCAGAAGCAAGGAGCCTCCGCCGATCCGACCGCCACCGAGCCTAAGAAACGACGTCGCGTCGGCTTCTCCAGCGTCG ATTCTGGAGTGGAGGCCAAAGATTGCATCAAGATTTACCTGG TTTCTAGCAAAGAGGAAGTGGGTTCTACAGACAGTTTTTGTATTGAAGCTGTTGACTTGAATAGCTCTTTTGATGATGATGGGAAGATATATGGTTACAAAGGATTGAAG ATTGCCATATGGGTTAGCAGTATTTCGTTTCATGCATATGCTGATATTGCATTTGAGAGCACAACTGAT GGTGGCAAAGGGATCACCGATTTGAAATCAGATCTTCAG AAAATTTTTGCTGAGACCCTCATTGAGAGTGAAGAGGAGTTCCTTCAAACTTTTTCAACGCAGAGAAATTTGATTAG ATCCATGGTCTCAACTGGGGAGGTGTTACAGCACAAGACCTCTATTGGACAAATAAGTGATTCTTATGGTGGGCTAGGAGCAACCACTTCTGATTTGCAG GTTGTTCGCTTGGTTGTTGGCAAGACAGCTGCTGGACACCTTTACAGTCACTTGATtcctcttgttcttcttcttgttgatg GTAGCAGTCCGATTGATGTCGTGGATCCAAGATGGGAGTTGTATGTCCTGATCCAGAACAAAACAGATGAGAAAGGGGACATCTACAATGTATTGCTTGGTTTTACAGCTGTGTATCGTTTTTACCATTATCCTGATAGTTCTCGGTTGCGGCTCAGTCAG ATATTGGTATTGCCTCCTTACCAACACAAGGGTTATGGACGATACCTTCTTGAGGTTCTCAATGATGTTGCAGTATCTGAAAACGTCTATGACCTCACTGTTGAAGAACCATTAGATTACTTCCAGCATGTACGTACTTGTGTTGATGTTCTGCGCCTTAACAAGTTCCATCCAATGAAGGATGCGGTTAACTCAGCAGTTTTGCAACTGAAGCAAGGAAAGTTGTCGAAGAAGACACACACTCCTCGGCTCATGCCAGCCACTAGTGTCATTGAGGATGCCcgaaaaagtttgaaaattaacaagaaacAGTTTCTTCAGTGCTGGGATGTTTTCCTCTATCTCTGGCTTGATCCTGTGGACAAGTACATGGCGGATTTTGTGGGAATTATTTCTAATCGCATGAAGGAAGATCTCATAGGAAAAGATTCTGGGGCCGGTGGAAAGCGAGTGGTTGAAGTTCCAAGCGAATATGAACCGGAGATGTCATTTGTTATGTTCAGGTCACAGGCCGGGGAAGCTGCTAGTACTGTTCAGATAGACGAAAATCAACCAAATCAGGAAGAGCAACTCCAGCAGTTAGTTGATGAGAGGgtaaaagagatcaaatcaatAGCTGAGAAAGTGTCTTCGCAGATCTCTGTCACTGCCGCGGCATCATAA